From Mumia sp. ZJ1417:
GGGCTGATCGACCAGACCAACGGGGCGAGCCCGACGCGCCTGCGGGCGGGCGCCGTCATGGCCGCCCGAGCCGTCGTCCACGGGATGGTCGTCTACGACCACACCGACCTGATCGCGGACCAGGTCGCGGCCGTGTCGGCGATGATCCAGGACGGATCGTTCACGGTGCTCGAGGACCGCGTGCACGGGCTCGAGCACGCACCCGAGGCGTTCGCACGCCTGATGGCCGGCGAGAACATCGGCAAGGTCGTGGTCGAGGTCGCTCAGCCGACGCACCACTGAGAAGTGGAGCCGGGCTGGGCTGCGGTCGTCGCCGTCAGCGATGACCGCAGCCCAGCCGCTCGGATCAGCGTGCCGGACGCGACAGGTACTGACCGCCGCCCTGCGCCGTCACCACGCCGTCGGTGAAGACCTGCTGGCCGCGCACGAACGTGTCGGTGACCTTCGCGGTGAGCTCGACGCCCTCGAACGGCGTGTACTCCTGCGTCGACTCCGAGTCCTCGGCACGCACCGTCCACGTACGGTCGAGGTCGACGAGCGCGAGGTCGGCGTCCATGCCGACGGCGATCGCGCCCTTCCGGCCGCCCAGGCCATAGCGCTGAGCCGGGTTGGTCGCGGTCAGCTGCGCGATGCGGTCGAACCCGATGCCGCGCTTGCGGCCCTCGGTCAGCATGCCGGCGAGGAGGTACTCGGCTCCGCCGAAGCCGGACTTGGCGAGGAACACGTCGTCACGGTCGGCGCCGAACTTCTGCTCGTCGCGGCAGCACGCGTGGTCGCTCACGACCCAGTCGATCGTCCCGTCGGCGATGTAGTCCCACAGCGCCTCGACGTCCTCGCGCGGACGCAGCGGCGGGTTGACCTTGCCGCCGACGCCGTGCGCGGTGTGGCAGTCGGCGACCAGGTGGCCGACGGTGACCTCACGGCGGAAGTCGATGTGCGGGAACGTCTTGGCCATGAGCACGGCGGCCTCGACCGCCTTGCGCGAGGTGAGGTGGAGCAGGTTGATCGTCGGCAGGCCGGTCTCGTGCGCGAGGTACGAGGCGATTGACACGGCGAGGCCTTCGGAGTGCGGCGGCCGCGACGCGTGATAGGCCTCGAGCCCGGAGAGCGAGCCGTCCTCCTCGACAAGTTTGGTGTAGGCGCTCATGATCTCGGCGGTCTCGCAGTGCAGGGACAGCGAGATCTCGTCGGCGATGTCGGGAAACTGCTCACGCGCCGCCTGGATGCCGCGCATGATGAACTCGAAGTGGGCGTAGTCGTACCGCTCCCCCTCCGGGGTCATCAGAAACTCGCTCTGGTCGGTCGAGCGACCGTGCAGACCGTGGCTGCCGTAGAACATGAAGATCTTGAACGACGTCACCCCGTGCTCCTTGATGAGCGACGGGATCTCGTCGATGTGCCCCTTCGTCATCGGGGCGAGATGGAACGCGTAGTCGACGATCGCGCTGTCCTTGGTCTGCTCGAGCACCTCGGGGAAGAAGTCGGCGTACGTCCCTCCCTTGTTGAGGTAGTACTGCCCCGTGCGCATGTAGTTCAGCGCCGTCGTGACGCCGCCCTGTGCGCACGCTCGGCTCTCGCTCGCCGCATCTTCGCGCAGCGGGTTGTAGATGCCCCAGTGCTGGTGGGCGTCGACGACGCCGGGGAAGACCGTGCGTCCCGTCGCATCGACGACGCGGGCGCCCTCGGTCGGGAGGTCGGGCTCGAGGCGGACGATCCGCCCGCCGGCGATGCCGATGTCGACCCGCTGCGGGGCCGACTCGCCGCTCAGTACGACATCGGCATTCTTGATGACCAGGTCCAGGTCGGTCATGGGGTCCTCCGAAGGTCTCGTCGTCTCACGAGGAGAAGGTTAGGGCGGTCAGGGGCTGCAGGACGGACGCGACGGCAGGCTGCTCGTCGAGCGTCTCCACGAGCGCGCGTACGCGGTTCGCGGCGTCTTCGTCGAGGCGACCCTCGACGTTGTCACGGAACTTGCGGGCCAGCTCGTCGCCGGTCAGCGGGCGGGCCGGGCCGCCCCGGTTGGTGAGGACCTCCTCGACCAGCGTCTCGCCGGACGTCGTCGTCACGGTCACGACGGCGGGGAACTGGTGCGGATAGATCGCGTCGCACCGTGCGTCCGGCACGACGTCGACCTTCGCCATCAGGGCACGGCGCACCGGGTCCTGGGCGAGCGCGTCGGTGTAGTCGTCGAGGCCGGTGCCCAGACCGCCACCGCCGAGCAGGCCGGCGACGACCGCGTACGGGCCGCTGAACTGCGCCTGGTAGCCGGTCTGCGGAGCACGCTTGGTCTCCAGCGGCGCACCGATCGTCCGGATCACCGCGGTGGGTGCACCGATCGTGATGCTCGCGACGTCTTCGGGGCGCACGCCACGGGCGCGCAGCGCGAGCCCGGCGTCGACGGAGGTGTGCGTGAAGTGGTTGGCCGGGTACGGCTTGAAGAAGATGTCCGGGACCGCCCAGCTCGTCCCGAGCCCCTCGGTGACCGCGTCCAGGTTGGGGCGGCTGCCGTGCAGCCACGCCTCGAGGAAGCCGAAGCGTCCCTCGATGACCGTCGGCGGTCCGGTGAAGCCGTGCCGGACGAGCTGCGCCGCGCTCACGCCGGCCTGGGCGGCGAACCCGCAGTGCAGGCGCTTGACGGTGCCACCGGTGCGGTTGGCCTCGATGATGCCCGCCGCCATCGACGCCGCGATGCCGAGTGCGTCGAGGACGCCCTGCTCGTCGGCCCCGTACGCGAGCGAGGCCGCCACGGCGCTGCCCATCGCCCCGGTGATCGAGGTGGCGTGCTGGCCGTGCTCGAAGAAGACGGAGTTGCCGAGCTCGTGGTCGTAGCCGGCCATGCCGAGACGGACGGCCACCTCGATCCCGACCGCGGCCGCACGGACGGCGAGCGCCCCGTCGGCGCCGGCGTGCTCGGCCGCGGCGAGCGTCGCCGGGACGACGCTCGCGCTGGGGTGCAGCACGGACGGCAGGTGGGTGTCGTCGTAGTCGAGGGAGTGCGCGAGGACGCCGTTGACGAGCGCGGCCTGCGCGGCCGTGACGCGATCGGGCACACCGACGGCGCTCGCCTGCGCGTGGCCGCCCTGGTCGGCGACGTACGCCACGATCGCGGCGCTGGTGTCGAGCCGGTGCGCGGCGACGCAGAGCCCGAGGACGTCGAGGATCCGCTGCTTCGCGCTCGCGGTCACCGCGGCGGGGATGCTGTCGCGTGCTGCCGAGACGGCGAAGCGCGCGATCTCCTGGCCGAGCGTCTCGGCTTCGGTCGTCGCCTGCGCGGGCGTGGCCTGCGCGGGTCGTGCCGGCGCCTCAGTCACGACCGACCACCGCCAGCGGGCGTACGGGGGACCCGGTCGCACCGAACAGCGGCAGCGGGGCGAGCACGAACATGAAGCTCGTGACCTGCTCGGCGGCAAGCTGCTCGAGGTCCATCGCCTCGATGATGTAGATGCCGTTCTGCACGAGCAGGACGCGGTGCGCCGGCAGCGTGGCGTGCCCGGCACCCGGCGGCAGGCACTCGTACGCGATGGTGTCGGCGCCGGTGGCGTGCACCTTGTGATCGGCGAGCCACTGCGCGCCCGCCGCACCCACTCCCGGCACGCCGGCGTCCAGACCGCGGTACATCGCGCCGTCGCCGGAGTCGAAGTGCTGCCCCCAGCCGCTGCGCACGAGCACGACGTCGCCCTCGTTGATCGGCGTCTGCTGCGCCGCGACGGTCGCCTCGAGGTCGGCGACCGTGATCTCGTAGCCAGGCTCCAGCCGTCCGACGCCCACGGTCCGCGGCACGTCGAGGAGCACCCCACGACGCACCATCGGGGCGATCGTGTGCGCACCGAGCTCGACGTAGCGACCGCCCTCGAGTGCGTCGGCGACGTCGATGTCGCCGTAGAGCTTGCCGTCTTGCGACACGTGCACGAGCGCGTCGATGTGGGTGCCGACGTGGGTGCCCATCGAGATGATGTCGTTGGCCGCCGACCCGCCGTCCGCGCGCACCATGTCGCCATGGCGACGCGGGTGGGCGTGCCAGTAGGCGGGGTGGTTCGGCGACTGCGGCATGCCCACAGTCAGCTGACGGCCGAGGTCGATGACCCGGACGCCGCTCTGCAGCACGTCGAGCAGGCGGTCGGTGGTCGAGGCGGTGCCTGGAGTGGTGGTCATGTGCTCCTCGTCGAGTACGGGGCGCGGCGTCATCGCACGACGCCGCGGCTA
This genomic window contains:
- a CDS encoding dihydroorotase family protein, which encodes MTDLDLVIKNADVVLSGESAPQRVDIGIAGGRIVRLEPDLPTEGARVVDATGRTVFPGVVDAHQHWGIYNPLREDAASESRACAQGGVTTALNYMRTGQYYLNKGGTYADFFPEVLEQTKDSAIVDYAFHLAPMTKGHIDEIPSLIKEHGVTSFKIFMFYGSHGLHGRSTDQSEFLMTPEGERYDYAHFEFIMRGIQAAREQFPDIADEISLSLHCETAEIMSAYTKLVEEDGSLSGLEAYHASRPPHSEGLAVSIASYLAHETGLPTINLLHLTSRKAVEAAVLMAKTFPHIDFRREVTVGHLVADCHTAHGVGGKVNPPLRPREDVEALWDYIADGTIDWVVSDHACCRDEQKFGADRDDVFLAKSGFGGAEYLLAGMLTEGRKRGIGFDRIAQLTATNPAQRYGLGGRKGAIAVGMDADLALVDLDRTWTVRAEDSESTQEYTPFEGVELTAKVTDTFVRGQQVFTDGVVTAQGGGQYLSRPAR
- a CDS encoding MmgE/PrpD family protein — encoded protein: MTEAPARPAQATPAQATTEAETLGQEIARFAVSAARDSIPAAVTASAKQRILDVLGLCVAAHRLDTSAAIVAYVADQGGHAQASAVGVPDRVTAAQAALVNGVLAHSLDYDDTHLPSVLHPSASVVPATLAAAEHAGADGALAVRAAAVGIEVAVRLGMAGYDHELGNSVFFEHGQHATSITGAMGSAVAASLAYGADEQGVLDALGIAASMAAGIIEANRTGGTVKRLHCGFAAQAGVSAAQLVRHGFTGPPTVIEGRFGFLEAWLHGSRPNLDAVTEGLGTSWAVPDIFFKPYPANHFTHTSVDAGLALRARGVRPEDVASITIGAPTAVIRTIGAPLETKRAPQTGYQAQFSGPYAVVAGLLGGGGLGTGLDDYTDALAQDPVRRALMAKVDVVPDARCDAIYPHQFPAVVTVTTTSGETLVEEVLTNRGGPARPLTGDELARKFRDNVEGRLDEDAANRVRALVETLDEQPAVASVLQPLTALTFSS
- a CDS encoding cyclase family protein; its protein translation is MTTTPGTASTTDRLLDVLQSGVRVIDLGRQLTVGMPQSPNHPAYWHAHPRRHGDMVRADGGSAANDIISMGTHVGTHIDALVHVSQDGKLYGDIDVADALEGGRYVELGAHTIAPMVRRGVLLDVPRTVGVGRLEPGYEITVADLEATVAAQQTPINEGDVVLVRSGWGQHFDSGDGAMYRGLDAGVPGVGAAGAQWLADHKVHATGADTIAYECLPPGAGHATLPAHRVLLVQNGIYIIEAMDLEQLAAEQVTSFMFVLAPLPLFGATGSPVRPLAVVGRD